A window of the Lactuca sativa cultivar Salinas chromosome 5, Lsat_Salinas_v11, whole genome shotgun sequence genome harbors these coding sequences:
- the LOC111903529 gene encoding ethylene-responsive transcription factor-like protein At4g13040 isoform X1 — translation MVSIRRQRLIKLYGRSPSLDLISSFENGHSPGGGWVQHGRQVSMHPTPLVDRSTEQEKTKCEEPESLNVNESSSSNKQQPFQLPVFKRRKRHRRKHFENQEPCIMRGVYYKNMKWQAAIKVDKKQIHLGTVGSQEEAARLYDRAAFMCGREPNFELTVEEKDELSKLSWDEFLTVTRSAINSKKHQRRVSSRMKFEHPSQNKDDDQKAEEDQGGNSFSASDDAETSAS, via the exons ATGGTGAGCATTCGTCGACAAAGATTGATCAAGCTTTATG GGAGAAGTCCTTCTCTAGATTTGATATCATCATTTGAAAACGGACATTCTCCTGGTGGTGGTTGGGTCCAACATGGCAGACAGGTCAGCATGCATCCAACACCTTTGGTTGACCGATCTACAGAG CAGGAGAAAACAAAGTGTGAAGAACCTGAATCCTTAAATGTTAATGAATCGAGCTCATCTAATAAGCAGCAGCCATTTCAGCTTCCAG TGTTCAAAAGGCGAAAAAGACACAGAAGAAAGCATTTTGAGAATCAAGAACCTTGCATAATGAGAGGGGTGTATTACAAAAACATGAAATGGCAAGCTGCCATTAAAGTGGACAAAAAACAGATCCATTTAGGCACAGTTGGCTCCCAAGAAGAAGCTGCTCGTTTGTATGACAG GGCTGCTTTCATGTGTGGTAGAGAACCGAATTTTGAGCTTACAGTAGAGGAGAAGGACGAACTCAGTAAACTGAGTTGGGATGAGTTCTTAACTGTGACTCGGTCTGCGATCAACAGCAAAA AACATCAAAGAAGAGTGAGTTCACGAATGAAATTTGAACATCCATCACAGAACAAAGATGATGATCAGAAAGCTGAGGAGGATCAAGGAGGAAACAGCTTCTCAGCATCCGATGATGCAGAGACATCAGCATCTTGA
- the LOC111903529 gene encoding ethylene-responsive transcription factor-like protein At4g13040 isoform X2, which yields MVSIRRQRLIKLYGRSPSLDLISSFENGHSPGGGWVQHGRQVSMHPTPLVDRSTEEKTKCEEPESLNVNESSSSNKQQPFQLPVFKRRKRHRRKHFENQEPCIMRGVYYKNMKWQAAIKVDKKQIHLGTVGSQEEAARLYDRAAFMCGREPNFELTVEEKDELSKLSWDEFLTVTRSAINSKKHQRRVSSRMKFEHPSQNKDDDQKAEEDQGGNSFSASDDAETSAS from the exons ATGGTGAGCATTCGTCGACAAAGATTGATCAAGCTTTATG GGAGAAGTCCTTCTCTAGATTTGATATCATCATTTGAAAACGGACATTCTCCTGGTGGTGGTTGGGTCCAACATGGCAGACAGGTCAGCATGCATCCAACACCTTTGGTTGACCGATCTACAGAG GAGAAAACAAAGTGTGAAGAACCTGAATCCTTAAATGTTAATGAATCGAGCTCATCTAATAAGCAGCAGCCATTTCAGCTTCCAG TGTTCAAAAGGCGAAAAAGACACAGAAGAAAGCATTTTGAGAATCAAGAACCTTGCATAATGAGAGGGGTGTATTACAAAAACATGAAATGGCAAGCTGCCATTAAAGTGGACAAAAAACAGATCCATTTAGGCACAGTTGGCTCCCAAGAAGAAGCTGCTCGTTTGTATGACAG GGCTGCTTTCATGTGTGGTAGAGAACCGAATTTTGAGCTTACAGTAGAGGAGAAGGACGAACTCAGTAAACTGAGTTGGGATGAGTTCTTAACTGTGACTCGGTCTGCGATCAACAGCAAAA AACATCAAAGAAGAGTGAGTTCACGAATGAAATTTGAACATCCATCACAGAACAAAGATGATGATCAGAAAGCTGAGGAGGATCAAGGAGGAAACAGCTTCTCAGCATCCGATGATGCAGAGACATCAGCATCTTGA
- the LOC111903528 gene encoding FHA domain-containing protein FHA2, translated as MGSSSSDVEAGFAKLQGEDFEYYMQTYSIILGRNSKKSTVDVDLSSLGGGMNISRHHARIFYDFQRRRFALEVLGKNGCFVEGVLHLPGTPPVKLDSQDLLQIGDKEFYFLLPVRSILGGPIGPPRHHLPNPSPVSSYQSPHHLALPPSGRVSTGKKSGRGRHMTDFEDAYEDDDMDDSGVVGAKKMRRGAPDALDAYAYGAPSGSGGKSHSDKKSEGRSRVDRESDNQQLLQLEEKDVVSSVATVLSDLCGPGDWMAMEKLHAQLMEQYGSVWHHSRVRRYLTSDDNAGPEAQGKPWFGLLMLLRKYPEHFVINTRSRGRVTLEFVSLVSLLS; from the exons ATGGGAAGCAGCAGCAGCGACGTTGAAGCAGGATTCGCCAAGCTCCAAGGCGAAGACTTTGAATACTACATGCAAACCTACTCCATTATCCTCGGACGCAACTCCAAGAAATCCACCGTCGACGTCGATCTCTCCTCCCTCGGCGGCGGAATGAACATATCCCGTCACCACGCCCGCATTTTCTACGATTTCCAACGCCGTCGTTTTGCCCTAGAAGTCCTCGGGAAAAACGGTTGCTTCGTTGAAGGCGTCCTCCACCTACCGGGTACTCCACCGGTAAAGCTCGATTCGCAGGATCTTCTTCAAATCGGCGACAAGGAGTTTTACTTCCTGCTGCCCGTTAGAAGCATCCTTGGTGGTCCAATTGGGCCGCCACGTCACCACCTTCCGAACCCTAGTCCCGTCAGCAGTTACCAGTCTCCTCATCATTTGGCTTTGCCTCCGTCTGGTAGGGTTTCGACCGGGAAGAAGAGTGGTAGGGGGAGACATATGACTGATTTCGAAGATGcttatgaggatgatgatatggaTGATAGTGGCGTTGTTGGGGCTAAGAAGATGAGGAGAGGTGCTCCAGATGCACTTGATGCTTATGCATATGGTGCTCCTTCTGGTTCCGGTGGGAAATCACATTCTG ATAAAAAGTCAGAGGGAAGATCAAGAGTTGACCGAGAGTCAGACAACCAGCAACTGTTACAATTAGAAGAGAAAGATGTAGTATCATCTGTAGCTACTGTGTTATCTGATCTTTGTGGTCCTGGTGACTGGATGGCTATGGAAAAACTTCATGCTCAG TTGATGGAACAATATGGAAGTGTGTGGCACCATAGTCGTGTTAGAAGGTATCTAACTTCTGATGATAATGCGGGCCCCGAGGCCCAAGGAAAACCCTGGTTTGGATTGCTTATGTTGTTGAGGAAATACCCCGAACATTTTGTCATAAACACTCGATCTAGAGGTCGTGTTACACTTGAGTTTGTCTCACTTGTTTCACTCCTATCATGA